One Pelorhabdus rhamnosifermentans genomic region harbors:
- the hrcA gene encoding heat-inducible transcriptional repressor HrcA: MLDERKRRVLQAIINDYISTAEPIGSRTIARKYNLGVSPATIRNEMSDLEMLGYLEQPHTSSGRIPSAKGYRFYVDCLLAPHSISDKEACLIQQWYEAKVRRIDELFQETAKVLSKITNNISLVMAPQASESKFKYLQFLPLDDHRVIAVVVTNQGLMENKVIDIPEGTTYDDLQHIAVRVNNRLAGLDFKQIKFSIMDEIKQDLLADSAIMQYAFDTVNQAMNQDKSEKVYLGGTTHLLNQPEFQDVDKIKNILSMLEEEKLLCDILHMRDNDGVIVTIGQENKYSGIQDCSVVQATYRIEGQVVGTVAILGPTRMEYGKTMAILEFMHTHLGELIKKYQLK, encoded by the coding sequence ATGCTTGATGAAAGAAAACGCCGAGTTCTTCAGGCTATTATTAACGATTATATTTCGACTGCCGAACCGATTGGCTCTAGAACTATTGCCCGCAAATACAATTTAGGAGTCAGTCCTGCTACCATTCGTAATGAAATGTCTGATTTGGAGATGCTGGGCTATTTAGAGCAACCTCATACTTCTTCTGGACGTATTCCATCTGCTAAGGGATACCGATTCTATGTGGACTGTTTGTTGGCACCTCACAGTATCTCAGACAAGGAAGCTTGTTTAATTCAGCAGTGGTATGAAGCCAAGGTTAGGCGTATTGATGAGTTATTTCAAGAGACGGCCAAGGTATTGTCGAAAATAACGAATAATATTTCTCTTGTCATGGCACCGCAAGCTTCAGAGTCTAAGTTTAAATATTTGCAGTTTCTACCTCTTGATGATCATCGGGTCATTGCCGTTGTTGTGACAAATCAGGGATTGATGGAAAATAAAGTAATTGACATTCCCGAAGGTACAACGTATGATGATTTGCAGCATATTGCGGTGCGTGTCAACAACCGTTTGGCTGGGCTTGATTTTAAACAGATCAAATTTTCTATTATGGATGAAATTAAACAGGATTTACTAGCCGATTCGGCGATCATGCAATATGCTTTTGACACAGTAAATCAAGCCATGAATCAGGATAAAAGCGAAAAAGTCTATCTTGGTGGGACAACACATTTATTGAACCAGCCGGAGTTTCAAGATGTGGATAAAATCAAAAATATTTTGTCCATGCTTGAGGAAGAAAAGCTACTTTGCGATATTTTGCATATGCGTGATAATGACGGCGTCATTGTCACAATCGGTCAAGAAAATAAGTATAGCGGTATCCAGGATTGTAGTGTTGTTCAGGCAACTTACCGTATTGAAGGGCAGGTTGTAGGTACAGTGGCCATTTTAGGACCGACGCGTATGGAATATGGCAAGACGATGGCAATTCTAGAGTTCATGCACACTCATTTGGGTGAACTTATTAAAAAATATCAATTGAAGTGA
- the grpE gene encoding nucleotide exchange factor GrpE, translating into MAENEKMQAAPVDEQDETAECESTEEANLGEAQESNSDNQQFRANLTAQIEEKDAVIKELTKQYQRLQADFENFRRRSRQEKDELSTVVAEGIVLEILPVVDNFERALASDAEDISSVRSGVELIFRQMKASLEKLGVTTIEAVGKSFDPSEHQAVMRVEDAEAEDGIITEELQKGYKVKNRVVRPSMVKVVNNS; encoded by the coding sequence ATGGCTGAAAATGAAAAAATGCAAGCTGCCCCTGTCGATGAACAGGACGAGACAGCAGAGTGTGAATCGACAGAAGAAGCGAATCTAGGGGAAGCGCAAGAGAGTAATTCCGATAATCAGCAGTTTCGTGCGAATCTGACGGCACAGATTGAAGAAAAAGATGCGGTAATCAAAGAATTAACGAAGCAATATCAAAGGCTCCAAGCTGATTTCGAGAATTTTCGTCGCCGCAGTCGTCAAGAAAAAGATGAGCTCTCTACGGTAGTAGCCGAAGGAATTGTTCTTGAGATATTGCCTGTTGTGGACAATTTTGAGCGAGCTTTGGCCTCTGATGCTGAGGATATCAGTTCGGTACGCTCGGGTGTAGAACTCATTTTTCGACAAATGAAGGCGTCACTGGAAAAGTTGGGTGTGACGACAATTGAAGCAGTTGGCAAATCTTTTGATCCCAGTGAACACCAAGCTGTGATGCGGGTGGAGGATGCTGAAGCAGAAGATGGCATCATTACTGAAGAACTGCAAAAAGGTTATAAGGTAAAAAACAGAGTGGTTCGACCAAGTATGGTGAAAGTCGTCAATAATAGTTAA
- the dnaK gene encoding molecular chaperone DnaK, with the protein MAKVIGIDLGTTNSVVAVMEGGEPVVIANTEGSRLTPSVVGFSKTGERLVGQLAKRQAVSNTERTISSIKRHMGSDYKVKIDDKDYSPQEISAMILQKLKQDAEAYLGEKVTQAVITVPAYFTDAQRQATKDAGVIAGLEVLRIINEPTAAALAYGIDKGEDHTVLVYDLGGGTFDVSILELGDGVFEVKATNGNNRLGGDDFDERVRNWLVNEFKKEQGIDLSNDKMANQRLLEAAEKAKIELSGVLTTNINLPFITADQTGPKHLDINLTRAKFDELTADLVESTMGPTHKAMQDAGMSPKDINKVILVGGSSRIPAVQEAIKGFIGKELHRGVNPDECVAVGAAIQAGVLVGEVKDVLLLDVTPLSLGIETLGGVFTKIIERNTTIPTSKSQTFSTAADSQPSVDIHVLQGEREMAASNKTLGRFELSGIPPAPRGVPKIEVTFDIDANGIVNVSAKDLGTGKEQKITITSSGGISKDEIDRMVKEAEAHAAEDKQNKEGIEVRNNADSLVYQAEKAIKDIGDKADKALIEKVQQAANNLKETLKGTDVEKIKADTEALTKPFYELSQALYSQAQAQGQPDAAADGAAKDKDETIVDAEVVDDKKNEKA; encoded by the coding sequence ATGGCAAAAGTTATTGGGATAGACCTTGGTACAACAAATTCTGTTGTAGCAGTAATGGAAGGTGGCGAACCTGTTGTTATTGCAAACACGGAAGGCAGCAGATTAACTCCTTCTGTTGTTGGTTTTTCGAAAACAGGTGAAAGGCTCGTAGGACAACTTGCTAAACGTCAGGCTGTTTCCAACACAGAAAGAACAATTAGTTCCATAAAGCGTCATATGGGTAGTGATTACAAGGTTAAAATTGATGACAAAGATTATTCACCACAAGAAATTTCAGCCATGATTTTGCAAAAATTGAAACAAGATGCTGAAGCTTATTTAGGTGAAAAGGTTACTCAGGCCGTTATTACCGTACCGGCTTATTTTACAGATGCTCAGCGACAGGCAACAAAAGATGCAGGTGTTATTGCCGGTCTTGAAGTGCTCCGAATTATCAATGAACCAACAGCAGCAGCACTTGCTTATGGTATTGATAAAGGTGAAGATCACACGGTTTTAGTATATGACCTTGGCGGCGGTACTTTTGATGTATCCATCTTGGAATTGGGTGATGGTGTGTTTGAAGTAAAAGCAACCAATGGTAATAACCGCTTAGGCGGCGATGATTTTGATGAACGCGTAAGAAATTGGTTAGTAAACGAGTTTAAAAAAGAACAGGGCATTGATTTGTCGAATGACAAGATGGCCAATCAACGTCTGTTAGAAGCAGCTGAAAAAGCTAAGATTGAATTGTCTGGTGTTTTGACGACAAACATTAATTTACCTTTTATTACGGCCGATCAAACAGGTCCGAAACATTTAGACATTAACTTAACGCGCGCCAAATTTGATGAACTAACAGCTGATTTGGTAGAATCAACAATGGGACCCACACATAAGGCTATGCAAGATGCCGGAATGTCGCCCAAAGACATTAATAAAGTCATTTTAGTTGGCGGATCTTCACGGATTCCTGCCGTACAGGAAGCCATTAAAGGCTTTATTGGTAAAGAACTTCATCGCGGTGTTAATCCTGATGAATGTGTAGCTGTCGGTGCTGCCATTCAGGCGGGTGTACTTGTAGGGGAAGTCAAAGATGTGTTGCTTCTTGATGTTACGCCTCTATCCCTTGGTATTGAAACACTTGGTGGCGTTTTCACGAAGATTATTGAACGCAATACAACCATTCCGACATCAAAAAGCCAAACATTTTCGACTGCTGCTGACAGCCAGCCTTCTGTAGACATTCATGTCTTACAAGGTGAACGTGAAATGGCGGCCTCGAATAAAACATTAGGTCGTTTTGAATTATCGGGTATCCCACCGGCTCCACGTGGCGTGCCTAAAATTGAAGTAACATTCGATATTGATGCCAATGGTATTGTGAATGTTTCAGCAAAAGATTTGGGTACAGGCAAGGAACAGAAAATTACGATTACTTCTTCAGGCGGTATTAGTAAGGATGAAATTGATCGGATGGTTAAAGAAGCGGAAGCTCATGCAGCAGAAGATAAACAAAATAAAGAAGGCATTGAAGTAAGAAATAATGCCGATTCTCTTGTTTATCAAGCTGAGAAGGCCATTAAGGATATTGGCGATAAAGCAGATAAGGCTTTAATCGAGAAGGTACAGCAAGCTGCAAATAATCTAAAAGAAACATTGAAGGGTACAGATGTAGAAAAAATTAAAGCTGATACAGAAGCATTGACTAAGCCCTTCTATGAACTTTCGCAAGCCTTGTATAGCCAGGCACAAGCGCAGGGACAGCCTGACGCAGCAGCGGACGGTGCAGCGAAAGATAAAGATGAGACCATCGTAGATGCTGAAGTAGTCGATGACAAAAAGAATGAAAAAGCTTAG
- the dnaJ gene encoding molecular chaperone DnaJ, with the protein MSKRDYYEVLGVSKSASDDEIKKAYRKLARKYHPDVNRDNPKEAETKFKEASEAYEVLSNADKKAQYDQYGHAAFDGAQGGAGFGGFGGGFGGASAGGFGDIFDMFFGGQGFGGRSNGPEKGSDLRYDMEITFEQAAFGVEKEIEIPRTEDCRACHGTGAAPGTHADTCPDCKGTGQVQFTQNTPFGRMMNVKTCDRCHGEGKIVKTPCKECHGQGKVKARRKIKIKIPGGVDNGSRLRVAHEGEAGMRGGPQGDLYVYIFVKPHKLFVREGNDVICEVPISFVQAILGDEIEVPTLEGRVKFRIEEGTQSGTIFRLRNKGIPHLRGNSRGDQHVKVKVVTPKNLTEKQRELLKEFARISGEDINPEQKGFFKKMKDAFGVS; encoded by the coding sequence GTGAGTAAACGAGATTATTATGAAGTCTTGGGAGTCTCTAAGTCAGCATCAGATGATGAAATTAAAAAAGCCTATCGTAAATTAGCTAGAAAGTATCATCCTGATGTGAATCGTGACAACCCCAAAGAGGCGGAAACAAAGTTTAAAGAAGCCTCAGAGGCCTATGAAGTCTTGTCAAATGCCGATAAGAAAGCGCAGTATGACCAATATGGTCATGCTGCCTTTGACGGTGCCCAGGGTGGTGCTGGATTTGGTGGATTTGGCGGTGGTTTTGGTGGTGCCAGTGCAGGTGGATTTGGCGATATTTTTGATATGTTTTTTGGGGGACAGGGTTTTGGTGGAAGATCGAATGGTCCGGAAAAAGGATCCGATTTACGCTATGATATGGAGATTACCTTTGAACAGGCTGCTTTTGGTGTAGAAAAGGAAATTGAAATCCCGCGGACGGAGGATTGTCGGGCCTGTCATGGCACGGGTGCAGCACCAGGAACACATGCTGATACCTGTCCAGACTGTAAAGGCACAGGGCAGGTACAGTTTACCCAAAATACCCCCTTTGGCCGTATGATGAATGTCAAAACATGTGATCGTTGTCATGGTGAAGGAAAAATTGTGAAGACGCCTTGCAAAGAGTGTCATGGTCAAGGAAAAGTTAAAGCAAGAAGAAAAATAAAAATTAAAATTCCTGGTGGTGTCGATAACGGTTCCAGGCTTCGCGTGGCTCATGAAGGTGAAGCAGGCATGCGTGGCGGCCCGCAGGGTGATTTATATGTTTATATTTTTGTAAAACCGCATAAACTGTTTGTACGAGAAGGCAATGATGTGATTTGTGAAGTGCCGATTAGTTTCGTTCAGGCTATTTTGGGTGATGAGATTGAAGTTCCTACTTTAGAGGGAAGAGTGAAATTCCGCATTGAAGAGGGGACACAGTCGGGTACTATCTTTAGGCTTCGAAATAAAGGTATACCCCATTTAAGAGGGAATAGTCGCGGTGATCAGCATGTGAAAGTCAAAGTTGTTACACCGAAAAATTTAACAGAGAAGCAACGCGAACTGTTAAAAGAATTTGCCCGTATTAGCGGAGAAGATATTAACCCGGAACAAAAAGGCTTCTTTAAAAAAATGAAGGATGCGTTTGGGGTTTCTTAA
- the prmA gene encoding 50S ribosomal protein L11 methyltransferase, whose translation MKWAEISIQTSHEATEAVANIFHDLGASGVVIEDPELINTYRLSGAWDYCDIPLEENTEVVIVKAYLPVDEAIDGKLQLFEGKVNDLSGHDIDCGCGKITCREIQDEDWATSWKEFFHPVKVGEKIVIKPTWEDYEAGVDDIVIELDPGMAFGTGTHHTTAMCIRHLEDLIEPGMKVFDVGAGSGILSIVCAKLGAKQVHAVDLDGVAVRVAKENICLNHVEDTVTVTEGDLLTGVTGDADLIVANIVADIIIKVIPDVKIRLGAGGAFIASGIIAERLSDVTAVLFANHFTVDKVSEEGGWVAVVARKEC comes from the coding sequence ATGAAGTGGGCTGAAATCAGTATCCAAACCTCTCATGAGGCCACCGAAGCGGTGGCCAATATTTTTCATGATCTCGGGGCGAGTGGTGTTGTTATTGAAGATCCGGAGTTAATTAATACGTATCGGTTATCAGGTGCTTGGGACTATTGCGATATTCCACTGGAAGAAAATACGGAAGTTGTCATTGTCAAGGCCTATTTGCCTGTTGATGAAGCAATTGATGGTAAATTGCAGTTGTTTGAAGGCAAGGTCAATGATCTTAGTGGACATGATATTGATTGTGGTTGTGGAAAGATTACTTGCCGTGAGATTCAGGATGAAGATTGGGCAACGAGTTGGAAAGAATTTTTTCATCCTGTCAAGGTGGGAGAAAAAATTGTTATTAAACCTACTTGGGAAGATTATGAAGCCGGAGTGGATGATATTGTCATTGAACTTGATCCTGGTATGGCTTTTGGAACAGGAACTCACCACACAACGGCCATGTGCATTCGTCATCTTGAGGATTTGATTGAGCCTGGCATGAAAGTTTTTGATGTCGGTGCGGGTTCTGGTATTTTAAGTATTGTCTGTGCGAAATTAGGCGCGAAACAAGTGCATGCTGTTGATTTGGATGGTGTTGCTGTTCGTGTTGCCAAAGAAAATATTTGCCTCAATCATGTCGAGGATACTGTGACTGTTACTGAAGGCGATTTACTTACAGGTGTTACGGGAGATGCTGATTTGATTGTTGCCAATATTGTCGCCGATATTATTATCAAGGTGATTCCTGATGTGAAGATAAGACTAGGCGCAGGCGGAGCTTTTATTGCCAGTGGTATTATTGCTGAACGGTTAAGTGATGTAACAGCTGTGTTATTTGCTAACCATTTTACTGTTGATAAGGTGAGCGAAGAAGGCGGTTGGGTCGCCGTTGTTGCGCGTAAGGAATGTTAA
- a CDS encoding 16S rRNA (uracil(1498)-N(3))-methyltransferase: MRQFFVREIKDVMVLTGDEAWHAAKVLRLKAGSNIQVVSANGQAAEACIVCADPTEVTVRLLSVIERTSEPPIHITLAQGLAKGDKFDYVVQKAVELGVHTIIPLVTEHCVVKYDAAKKQQKQARWQKIAAEAAKQCHRLSVPVVQDILSFSELWMQERPNYTTLFFYEQEDKLGVKQILQQSMQQSFLLIVGPEGGFSKNEVAGARERGAHVVSLGPRILRTETAATSALAIVMYECGDLGGTLCQE, translated from the coding sequence ATGAGACAGTTTTTTGTTCGTGAAATAAAAGACGTTATGGTGCTGACAGGTGATGAAGCTTGGCATGCGGCTAAGGTGCTTCGGCTCAAGGCAGGGAGTAATATCCAAGTGGTTAGTGCTAATGGACAAGCAGCTGAGGCTTGTATTGTCTGTGCTGATCCAACAGAAGTCACAGTGAGACTTCTGTCAGTCATTGAACGTACAAGTGAGCCACCCATTCATATTACGCTTGCTCAAGGCTTGGCGAAGGGCGATAAATTTGATTATGTTGTGCAGAAGGCTGTAGAACTTGGTGTTCACACGATTATTCCCCTTGTTACAGAACATTGTGTTGTTAAATATGATGCGGCTAAGAAACAGCAAAAACAGGCTCGTTGGCAGAAAATTGCTGCTGAAGCAGCCAAACAATGTCATCGTTTAAGTGTTCCTGTTGTGCAGGACATCTTGTCATTTAGCGAGCTATGGATGCAGGAAAGGCCTAATTATACAACGCTGTTTTTTTATGAGCAGGAAGATAAATTGGGTGTGAAACAAATTCTGCAGCAGTCGATGCAGCAGTCTTTTCTCTTGATCGTTGGTCCAGAAGGCGGGTTTAGTAAAAATGAAGTAGCAGGCGCGAGAGAGCGCGGTGCCCATGTTGTGAGTTTGGGACCGCGCATTTTGCGTACGGAGACAGCGGCAACATCGGCTCTGGCCATTGTTATGTATGAATGTGGTGATTTAGGAGGAACACTATGCCAAGAGTAG
- the mtaB gene encoding tRNA (N(6)-L-threonylcarbamoyladenosine(37)-C(2))-methylthiotransferase MtaB, protein MPRVAFITLGCKVNQFETETIEGLFLERRYEIVGFHEIADVYVINTCSVTHLGEKKSRQYIRRAKRLNPVAIVAVTGCYAQIAADEVAAIKGVDVIVGTQNRQGIVDLVEAAVQEHKKINVVTNIMEAREFEEIPLLAMPGRQRAFLKIQEGCTNFCSYCIIPYTRGPLRSRPLAGILSEMDKFVAAGFKEVVLTGIHLGAYGRDLSDHLTLADVVKTITEVEGIMRIRLGSLESIEVTGEMIHLLKTHPKLCRHLHLPLQSGCNRILKGMNRPYTTAEYRHLIENIVNEVPDIAISTDLIVGFPGETEELFHETVEFVREMKFSKMHIFPYSKREGTPAATFPDQVPEEVKKERAHVMQELASDLAAQYAARFIGKVLPVLFETYDKGYSEGHTENYLKVLAPTPDNSLIGMIMPVVITDLMPDGVQGKVQK, encoded by the coding sequence ATGCCAAGAGTAGCTTTTATCACTTTAGGCTGTAAAGTGAACCAATTTGAAACAGAAACAATTGAAGGACTATTTCTTGAGCGCCGCTATGAAATTGTCGGATTTCATGAAATAGCTGATGTTTATGTGATCAATACGTGTTCTGTCACGCACTTAGGTGAAAAAAAATCGCGTCAATATATTCGGCGGGCTAAGCGGCTTAATCCTGTGGCTATAGTGGCTGTAACAGGGTGTTATGCCCAAATTGCTGCTGACGAAGTTGCTGCCATAAAAGGTGTAGATGTCATTGTGGGGACGCAAAATCGTCAGGGCATTGTCGATCTTGTGGAAGCCGCCGTCCAAGAACATAAAAAAATCAATGTTGTAACGAATATTATGGAGGCCAGGGAGTTTGAAGAAATTCCTTTACTTGCCATGCCTGGCAGGCAGCGGGCCTTTTTAAAAATTCAAGAAGGCTGTACGAATTTTTGCAGCTATTGCATTATTCCCTATACACGTGGTCCCTTACGGTCGCGTCCGCTTGCCGGAATTTTAAGCGAAATGGACAAATTCGTTGCTGCCGGGTTTAAAGAAGTTGTTTTAACGGGTATTCATTTGGGTGCCTATGGACGTGATTTATCAGATCATTTGACGTTAGCAGATGTTGTAAAGACGATTACTGAAGTGGAAGGTATCATGCGCATTCGCTTAGGTTCGCTAGAATCCATTGAAGTAACGGGTGAGATGATTCATCTTTTAAAAACTCATCCTAAATTGTGTCGTCATCTTCATTTGCCGCTGCAATCAGGGTGTAATCGTATTCTCAAAGGAATGAATCGCCCGTATACAACAGCTGAATATCGACATTTGATTGAAAATATTGTAAACGAAGTTCCTGATATCGCTATTTCTACGGATTTAATTGTCGGTTTTCCTGGTGAAACAGAGGAACTTTTTCATGAAACGGTGGAATTTGTTCGCGAAATGAAGTTTTCTAAGATGCATATCTTCCCATATTCTAAGCGTGAGGGTACGCCAGCTGCGACTTTTCCTGACCAGGTGCCTGAAGAGGTCAAGAAAGAGCGGGCTCATGTTATGCAAGAACTAGCCAGTGACTTAGCTGCTCAGTATGCTGCTCGATTTATCGGCAAGGTACTTCCTGTACTATTTGAAACTTACGATAAGGGGTATAGTGAGGGGCATACGGAAAATTATTTAAAGGTTTTGGCACCTACACCTGATAATTCATTGATTGGAATGATTATGCCTGTCGTCATCACAGACCTTATGCCTGATGGTGTACAAGGAAAAGTACAAAAATAA
- a CDS encoding histidine triad nucleotide-binding protein, with product MQQDCVFCKIVNREIPAEIIYEDDRVLAFPDIQPAAPIHILLIPKKHIANILEATEEDQDLLRHLLATVPIIAKQVGMDEAGFRTVINTKDNGGQTVQHLHLHILGGRFMTWPPG from the coding sequence ATGCAGCAAGACTGTGTGTTTTGTAAAATTGTAAACAGGGAGATTCCTGCGGAGATTATCTATGAAGATGATCGCGTGTTAGCTTTTCCTGATATTCAACCAGCCGCTCCTATTCATATTCTCTTGATTCCAAAGAAGCATATTGCTAACATCCTGGAAGCGACAGAAGAAGACCAAGACCTTTTGAGGCATCTTTTGGCTACTGTGCCAATTATTGCGAAGCAAGTTGGCATGGATGAGGCCGGTTTTCGTACAGTAATAAACACGAAAGATAATGGCGGTCAGACAGTTCAGCACTTACATTTGCATATTCTTGGTGGGCGATTTATGACTTGGCCGCCAGGTTAA
- the rpsU gene encoding 30S ribosomal protein S21 — translation MAEIKVGKNETLESALRRFKRSCQKAGVLSEVRKREHYEKPSVKRKKKSEAARKRKFN, via the coding sequence ATGGCAGAAATCAAGGTTGGTAAAAACGAAACACTGGAAAGCGCACTCCGCAGATTCAAGCGTTCCTGTCAAAAAGCCGGTGTTCTTTCTGAAGTAAGAAAACGTGAACATTATGAAAAACCTAGCGTCAAACGGAAGAAAAAGTCCGAAGCAGCGCGTAAAAGAAAGTTTAATTAG
- a CDS encoding GatB/YqeY domain-containing protein, whose amino-acid sequence MSLKDKLTADMKSAMKEKEAGKLRLSVIRMVRANIKYAEIEQKTELTDEQVLDVLTKEVKMRRDSIEEFTKGNRPELVENLEREIEVLMHYLPKQLSEAEIRTLAQAAVTKSGASTAKEMGKVMAILMPSVKGKADGKLVNTIVRELLQS is encoded by the coding sequence ATGTCTCTTAAAGATAAGTTGACAGCCGACATGAAATCAGCGATGAAAGAGAAAGAAGCGGGAAAACTCAGACTTTCTGTGATTCGCATGGTTCGTGCCAATATCAAATACGCAGAAATTGAACAAAAAACCGAACTAACGGATGAACAAGTTCTGGACGTTTTGACTAAAGAGGTAAAAATGCGGCGAGATTCAATAGAGGAGTTTACAAAAGGTAATCGTCCCGAGTTGGTAGAAAATCTCGAACGTGAAATTGAAGTGTTAATGCACTATCTGCCCAAGCAGCTTAGCGAAGCGGAAATTCGTACTTTAGCTCAAGCTGCTGTTACCAAGTCCGGTGCTTCTACTGCCAAGGAAATGGGCAAAGTAATGGCTATCTTGATGCCTTCAGTGAAAGGTAAAGCAGATGGTAAACTCGTCAACACAATCGTGCGTGAATTGCTTCAATCATAA
- a CDS encoding NfeD family protein produces MKRISVILKVFCLVMILCVPFSVVKAQGQVTVIRLNGEINPSQLALIHRAFGEATDKQSDAVLVELDTFGGLVDSATKIRDIISESPIPTICFVKNRAWSAGALIALAHGHIIMAPGSSIGAAEPIPTTEKTVAALKAEFSATADRNGRDANAAAAMVDKSLGYGIYARPGEILAFTDKQAVEAGFAEAVLPDRATVLNQYGLGQRQVDVAEMNTTEKAVGYLSDPLVKGFLVTLIFLAILTEIKTAGVGIAALMGLIAAAVLMGSQLLVGATGWMPALLFFGGAALIVLELFIPGSAIFGISGMLMMFGGLFLVLGGDGFAVEYLASSLILALVIFAFIVKKLPTSKLWSRFVLKNQAKTADGYTSSLDYSALVGKEGIAVTPLRPAGTVMIEGKQVDVVSEGQYIAVHEPIVVVSVSGRRIVVEIVSHS; encoded by the coding sequence ATGAAGCGGATTTCTGTCATACTGAAAGTTTTTTGTCTAGTTATGATCCTGTGTGTGCCTTTTTCTGTCGTTAAGGCTCAAGGCCAGGTGACTGTAATTCGTTTAAATGGCGAAATTAATCCGAGTCAATTGGCGCTAATTCATCGTGCTTTTGGGGAAGCTACAGATAAACAGAGTGATGCCGTACTTGTTGAACTCGATACTTTTGGCGGACTCGTTGATTCAGCGACAAAAATACGTGATATTATTAGTGAAAGTCCTATTCCAACGATTTGTTTTGTGAAAAATCGGGCTTGGTCGGCAGGGGCCTTGATTGCTCTTGCTCATGGGCATATTATTATGGCGCCGGGAAGTAGTATTGGGGCGGCTGAACCGATTCCGACGACAGAGAAGACTGTAGCTGCTTTAAAAGCTGAGTTTTCGGCAACAGCAGACCGTAATGGTCGAGACGCAAATGCGGCAGCTGCTATGGTTGACAAGTCTCTAGGTTATGGTATTTATGCCCGACCGGGTGAAATTTTGGCTTTTACAGATAAGCAGGCTGTTGAGGCTGGGTTTGCTGAAGCTGTTCTGCCTGATCGGGCTACCGTGCTTAATCAGTATGGTTTGGGCCAAAGGCAAGTGGACGTTGCGGAAATGAATACGACGGAAAAGGCTGTTGGTTATCTGTCAGACCCACTTGTCAAAGGGTTCTTAGTCACACTGATTTTTCTGGCTATTTTAACGGAAATAAAAACAGCCGGTGTGGGGATTGCTGCCTTAATGGGACTGATTGCGGCAGCCGTATTGATGGGAAGCCAATTGCTTGTAGGTGCGACAGGCTGGATGCCAGCACTACTCTTTTTTGGTGGTGCGGCGCTCATTGTTCTTGAGCTATTTATTCCTGGATCAGCAATCTTTGGTATCAGTGGTATGCTTATGATGTTTGGCGGACTATTTTTGGTATTAGGCGGGGACGGTTTTGCTGTCGAGTATTTAGCAAGCAGTCTTATTTTGGCTTTGGTGATTTTCGCTTTCATTGTCAAAAAGCTGCCAACAAGTAAACTTTGGTCGCGATTTGTGTTGAAAAATCAGGCTAAGACAGCGGATGGCTATACATCTTCTTTGGATTATTCAGCCCTTGTGGGCAAAGAAGGTATCGCTGTTACGCCATTACGTCCGGCAGGTACGGTGATGATTGAAGGGAAACAAGTGGATGTCGTGTCAGAGGGACAGTACATTGCCGTTCATGAACCCATTGTCGTTGTCAGTGTATCAGGACGACGGATTGTTGTTGAAATCGTTTCGCATTCGTGA